The Aedes albopictus strain Foshan chromosome 2, AalbF5, whole genome shotgun sequence region ACGGTCAAATTGTTCACACTTCCGTTTAACGACGATGACGAAGACGGTGGATGCTGCGGTGAGCTGTTGAGCGGTTCGATGAACACCCGCGGCGCCTTGATGGTGTTCGGGGTGGCGGCCAGAGTGGCAAATACGAAATCCTCGGAAAAGTCACCCATTCCGGCGTGTTTGGTTTCGACCGCTATCCGGAACGTGTACGGGGTCAGTTCGTGCAGCTTCATCACCTTGCACGTGCTCCGGGTTCCGGTGTAGACGTTCTGGTACTCGCCAGTGCGATGATTCTCCATTTCGACGTAGTACCGCGCAAGATCCGCCAGGTTCTTTCCTTCACCCCAGCGGAGCTTCAGGTGGGCGAACCCAAACTGAATGCATTCCAGTTTCGGTGGTTTTGGTGGCAGTGGTGCTGTGGTGAATTTGATAAAGGACGAAAACGGTCCGTTTCCGATCTCATTGACGGCCTGCATCCGGAGTTTGTAGGAGGATTCCGGATGCAGTTCTTCGATAAGCATTTCGTTTCGATTTGTGCTGGATGCATTAGGCGTGTTCGTACTGCTTTCTTCTAAATTCGCTTCCGCTCTGTCAGTCATGTCTTCGGACGAATCTTCGTTCTGTTCAGCCTTCTCTTCATCCTCTTCCGAGTCTTCTTCTTCAACTTCTTCATCACTATCTTCCACTTCGTCGAACTTCTTAGCGGACGAATTTTCATTACTTCTTCTACACAGCGTTGAACTAGCGTCAACGATAATAACTCGATCATTGCATTCGATTTTGTATTGAACAATGGGCGAACCATTGGACTGCGGGGTTTCCCAGCAGATAAGTATACTTCTGGCCGTAATTTTGTGCTGCCCTAGAACGGGGACATTTGGCGGTGCCGCCGGGGTCTTTTGCGAGAATATAGCAGAATAGCGAGAACTTCCGGCGCTGTTGACCGCGCATACCCGGAAGTGGTAATTGGTGAAAGGAGCGAGATTTTTCAACTCGGCCGTCCGTTGCAGCCCATGGTAGACGGTTTGGAAGAGTAGTTCCTCCGGCGAAGACGGCAATTGATCAGCGGAACTGCTGGACTGTAGGATGTATTCACTAATTGGTGCCCCATTGCAGTGCGGTTCGTCCCAGATCACAGTTAGATGAGTTGGCGATTTTAGGATGATGTTAAGATCCTTGGGGGCATTTGGCGGAGCCGCTCCGGCATGGAAACTATACTCCTCGGACCACCCTCCAGCCCCAATACGATTGATTGCACGTACCTGTACCGTATACATTTCCCCTGGCCTCAGATCTTTAACCACACAGAACTGATCCTTGCCACGGTAGCACGAGTTTCGACTCTTGTTGGTCATCTCCACTTCCATTTCGTACTCTAGAACCGGCGCCCCACCGTTGTAGTCCGGTTTGTCCCATATCAAACACGCGGCATAAGGCGTAGGAGCACCGTTACAGTGCGGCCTGGGAGGCGCTCCCGGAACTTCCGGTTCAGTCGTTACCAAGCTTAAATCGGAAAATGCACTTATCCCGCCAGGCCCTTCACAAAGCACTCGGATCTGATAGGTCGTCCCCGGACTGAGCCGTTCGATCATCGTTTCCGACTCCCTTCCACTGTATATTCGTTCGTAGGTCGCACCAGAGCTGATCTCTAGATGGTAGAGATTAATTTCCGCGCCACCGGTATCCACCGGTGGATCCCATTTGACCTTGAACCCAGTGGCGTGGATCTTCCCTTTGACTTGCGGTTTGGCCGGCCGGGTCGGACAGGACGGCATGGTTTTGAACACCACCTCCTTACTGAACGGACTGACCCCATTCTCGTTCTCTGCTTTTACCCTAAATTGGAATGTCGTTGCTCGTCTTAATCCTACGCACTCGTAAACCGTATCCGGTCCCGTATAGATATTCTTGTACCCATAGCCCTGGTCCAGATCGTTCATCTGCAGTGTGAAACCCTCGCTCGCCGAACGTCGCTGCCAGGCGAGTTTGAGCGAGGATGCCGTCGCGTGCTGCAACGTCGGAGGTGCCGGCTGGCTTGGgggattaccggcagtgttgtaCTTCACCATATCCGAGTAACCACTCCGGCCATACTCGTTGACGGCCGCCAATCGGAAGATGTAGCTCATCGAGGGGTGCAATTTGTTCACCGTAAACTGCTTTCCTTTCGTTTTACACACTTCAACAAAATCACAATTTTGGGAATTGATCAGATGGATCATTCCGTTGTACTTCCCGTTGTCGTACTCCAGAATGTAATTGGTAATGTGTGCGCCATTATCCGCCGCCGCGTTCCAGCGAAGCTGCAGGGAATTTTTCGATCTAGCTATTAGCGTAGGTGCCTTCGGGACGTCCGGCTCGCAAGCCGGAGTGTTAAACACCGTAGGTTCCGTCGGAGCTCCGTGCAACTGGTCCAGGTAAACCTGTAATCGTACCGTGTATTCTTGGCCAGGTTTCAGATCTTGAACCATACAgctcaaagaatttcccttgaaaatgCTCTTATACTTGTTCTCTTTCCCGGGATCACTCAAGAGCACTTCGTAGTGCAGGTCTTGCGTGCTGAAGGGAAGTGCCTCGCTCGGTGGAACGGGAATCGGGATCGCCCATTGGAACAGTGCCGATCGGGAAGTGATTTCGTTCACCTGTGGCGATTGTACCGAGCTCAAGTGTTCCACGATGGCCTGGGTGTCATCCTCCTCCTCCGGTATGCTGGAAGACTCCTCTTCGCCATCGTCCGACGTGGCCACCGACGAAGAAGTTCCATTCCTCTGGATGACGGCGGAACTCGGATGCAGATGATGGTgcagttgttgttgctgctgcaaaTGCAGAGGCGGCGGTTGATGTtgatgttgctgttgctgctgctgcagctgctGTTGGTGGTGAGGCTGTTGTTGTTGGTGCTGCTGCTGAAGCTGATGCTTGCGTACGTTACCATTCACTTCCGTGTGCTTCCGCGGCGAGTTGATTGGCGTCACAATGGAGGCATCTGTAATGATAATTGATAGTAAGGTGATGAGATTGAAACACTATTAATTTATGAGTTCTAGATTTGACTACGAGGTCACGCAAGTTTTGTTGGTTAGTTATCCAACACAGTTGTTGATTTTCCCTGTTCTTGTAAGTACAAAATCAGCGGATGGCTAGAATCTATTCCATATTCAATCACTGTGTCAATGCAGTTTTTAACAGAAGAAGTTCCGCCGATAAGTACAtgaataatttctccaaaaatttcgttTAGCTCGGTCAGGTATTTCGCTTAAAATTTGTTTACGGATTACGTCAGGCACTCTCTTTTGAATTCTTCCGCCAACAACTCAA contains the following coding sequences:
- the LOC109411726 gene encoding fibronectin type-III domain-containing protein 3a isoform X1 — its product is MVKAPVLPSVPQQQQQQQTYNQKEVIGQQQQQQQQPVLQQHFHQFSFPPPQTQYFQIGSVKKHRRPQMATEPPGGGGGGGRSGVVSVTPTPTTTTTAAIAVVTPTARTVPVSAAAPSSANGGAVGATQILSIQPAGTNQRIQPMHHIHHHHHHQLINGIATVATASAAAGAAATIVAASGGPMPANAAAAAAVNAAAWPIVEPVFHFGGFELQTRPYCPAHPQPSEHVVHFHIGAGVSVTFQLGNSREIIQGPVTVPMVSQNGTTPIPMPVQVPAGHMMQQIVDENGTLRHVILSTQHQQLGQGGVQHHIHGHFINGSTPPFFNPLAAGYQTGPGSGAPHLYQSPIMTGAVGAAAAAAVAAAGGAGAGAGGGAHTLHTPQTNVTHSPSPPHSNNQYHKDERAIRQHTKLVRKLENQKQRELNASIVTPINSPRKHTEVNGNVRKHQLQQQHQQQQPHHQQQLQQQQQQHQHQPPPLHLQQQQQLHHHLHPSSAVIQRNGTSSSVATSDDGEEESSSIPEEEDDTQAIVEHLSSVQSPQVNEITSRSALFQWAIPIPVPPSEALPFSTQDLHYEVLLSDPGKENKYKSIFKGNSLSCMVQDLKPGQEYTVRLQVYLDQLHGAPTEPTVFNTPACEPDVPKAPTLIARSKNSLQLRWNAAADNGAHITNYILEYDNGKYNGMIHLINSQNCDFVEVCKTKGKQFTVNKLHPSMSYIFRLAAVNEYGRSGYSDMVKYNTAGNPPSQPAPPTLQHATASSLKLAWQRRSASEGFTLQMNDLDQGYGYKNIYTGPDTVYECVGLRRATTFQFRVKAENENGVSPFSKEVVFKTMPSCPTRPAKPQVKGKIHATGFKVKWDPPVDTGGAEINLYHLEISSGATYERIYSGRESETMIERLSPGTTYQIRVLCEGPGGISAFSDLSLVTTEPEVPGAPPRPHCNGAPTPYAACLIWDKPDYNGGAPVLEYEMEVEMTNKSRNSCYRGKDQFCVVKDLRPGEMYTVQVRAINRIGAGGWSEEYSFHAGAAPPNAPKDLNIILKSPTHLTVIWDEPHCNGAPISEYILQSSSSADQLPSSPEELLFQTVYHGLQRTAELKNLAPFTNYHFRVCAVNSAGSSRYSAIFSQKTPAAPPNVPVLGQHKITARSILICWETPQSNGSPIVQYKIECNDRVIIVDASSTLCRRSNENSSAKKFDEVEDSDEEVEEEDSEEDEEKAEQNEDSSEDMTDRAEANLEESSTNTPNASSTNRNEMLIEELHPESSYKLRMQAVNEIGNGPFSSFIKFTTAPLPPKPPKLECIQFGFAHLKLRWGEGKNLADLARYYVEMENHRTGEYQNVYTGTRSTCKVMKLHELTPYTFRIAVETKHAGMGDFSEDFVFATLAATPNTIKAPRVFIEPLNSSPQHPPSSSSSLNGSVNNLTVVQGSTHLTTATTGSSGSAQGQNSLTVEWQTSRNNPFSDPVEYVLHMAKAKDQEFSEVYRGHGTRHTLHSLSLGHYLFKVCPVRIRSSGEEIHGQFSPVLHHQLTPHRIPLGSRHSGHDEVDGPGTKYYAGNVVNRRGELILSSNSDSHHHSGSTVYAASSNASAAQSLLHLPKGGNLVQTVSELLETDSSKAVVGVLVFIILSVIVAAFLK
- the LOC109411726 gene encoding fibronectin type-III domain-containing protein 3a isoform X2; the protein is MVRRAVSTSPESPAHLNHHISQAQTPTSSTSSLSSSSDTQHQQQQQHSPQQPQQQQQQQQQQQQQQHSPQPSLQQQQHHPHQHLQTPPHHHVHLPSHENGHNIFLTANPYSPEYYPEHSYYLPHHGEYGPASQHSGHICPVHDYGPVTVPMVSQNGTTPIPMPVQVPAGHMMQQIVDENGTLRHVILSTQHQQLGQGGVQHHIHGHFINGSTPPFFNPLAAGYQTGPGSGAPHLYQSPIMTGAVGAAAAAAVAAAGGAGAGAGGGAHTLHTPQTNVTHSPSPPHSNNQYHKDERAIRQHTKLVRKLENQKQRELNASIVTPINSPRKHTEVNGNVRKHQLQQQHQQQQPHHQQQLQQQQQQHQHQPPPLHLQQQQQLHHHLHPSSAVIQRNGTSSSVATSDDGEEESSSIPEEEDDTQAIVEHLSSVQSPQVNEITSRSALFQWAIPIPVPPSEALPFSTQDLHYEVLLSDPGKENKYKSIFKGNSLSCMVQDLKPGQEYTVRLQVYLDQLHGAPTEPTVFNTPACEPDVPKAPTLIARSKNSLQLRWNAAADNGAHITNYILEYDNGKYNGMIHLINSQNCDFVEVCKTKGKQFTVNKLHPSMSYIFRLAAVNEYGRSGYSDMVKYNTAGNPPSQPAPPTLQHATASSLKLAWQRRSASEGFTLQMNDLDQGYGYKNIYTGPDTVYECVGLRRATTFQFRVKAENENGVSPFSKEVVFKTMPSCPTRPAKPQVKGKIHATGFKVKWDPPVDTGGAEINLYHLEISSGATYERIYSGRESETMIERLSPGTTYQIRVLCEGPGGISAFSDLSLVTTEPEVPGAPPRPHCNGAPTPYAACLIWDKPDYNGGAPVLEYEMEVEMTNKSRNSCYRGKDQFCVVKDLRPGEMYTVQVRAINRIGAGGWSEEYSFHAGAAPPNAPKDLNIILKSPTHLTVIWDEPHCNGAPISEYILQSSSSADQLPSSPEELLFQTVYHGLQRTAELKNLAPFTNYHFRVCAVNSAGSSRYSAIFSQKTPAAPPNVPVLGQHKITARSILICWETPQSNGSPIVQYKIECNDRVIIVDASSTLCRRSNENSSAKKFDEVEDSDEEVEEEDSEEDEEKAEQNEDSSEDMTDRAEANLEESSTNTPNASSTNRNEMLIEELHPESSYKLRMQAVNEIGNGPFSSFIKFTTAPLPPKPPKLECIQFGFAHLKLRWGEGKNLADLARYYVEMENHRTGEYQNVYTGTRSTCKVMKLHELTPYTFRIAVETKHAGMGDFSEDFVFATLAATPNTIKAPRVFIEPLNSSPQHPPSSSSSLNGSVNNLTVVQGSTHLTTATTGSSGSAQGQNSLTVEWQTSRNNPFSDPVEYVLHMAKAKDQEFSEVYRGHGTRHTLHSLSLGHYLFKVCPVRIRSSGEEIHGQFSPVLHHQLTPHRIPLGSRHSGHDEVDGPGTKYYAGNVVNRRGELILSSNSDSHHHSGSTVYAASSNASAAQSLLHLPKGGNLVQTVSELLETDSSKAVVGVLVFIILSVIVAAFLK
- the LOC109411726 gene encoding fibronectin type-III domain-containing protein 3a isoform X3, encoding MEEKASEPSEARHVVRRVVFKINGSTPPFFNPLAAGYQTGPGSGAPHLYQSPIMTGAVGAAAAAAVAAAGGAGAGAGGGAHTLHTPQTNVTHSPSPPHSNNQYHKDERAIRQHTKLVRKLENQKQRELNASIVTPINSPRKHTEVNGNVRKHQLQQQHQQQQPHHQQQLQQQQQQHQHQPPPLHLQQQQQLHHHLHPSSAVIQRNGTSSSVATSDDGEEESSSIPEEEDDTQAIVEHLSSVQSPQVNEITSRSALFQWAIPIPVPPSEALPFSTQDLHYEVLLSDPGKENKYKSIFKGNSLSCMVQDLKPGQEYTVRLQVYLDQLHGAPTEPTVFNTPACEPDVPKAPTLIARSKNSLQLRWNAAADNGAHITNYILEYDNGKYNGMIHLINSQNCDFVEVCKTKGKQFTVNKLHPSMSYIFRLAAVNEYGRSGYSDMVKYNTAGNPPSQPAPPTLQHATASSLKLAWQRRSASEGFTLQMNDLDQGYGYKNIYTGPDTVYECVGLRRATTFQFRVKAENENGVSPFSKEVVFKTMPSCPTRPAKPQVKGKIHATGFKVKWDPPVDTGGAEINLYHLEISSGATYERIYSGRESETMIERLSPGTTYQIRVLCEGPGGISAFSDLSLVTTEPEVPGAPPRPHCNGAPTPYAACLIWDKPDYNGGAPVLEYEMEVEMTNKSRNSCYRGKDQFCVVKDLRPGEMYTVQVRAINRIGAGGWSEEYSFHAGAAPPNAPKDLNIILKSPTHLTVIWDEPHCNGAPISEYILQSSSSADQLPSSPEELLFQTVYHGLQRTAELKNLAPFTNYHFRVCAVNSAGSSRYSAIFSQKTPAAPPNVPVLGQHKITARSILICWETPQSNGSPIVQYKIECNDRVIIVDASSTLCRRSNENSSAKKFDEVEDSDEEVEEEDSEEDEEKAEQNEDSSEDMTDRAEANLEESSTNTPNASSTNRNEMLIEELHPESSYKLRMQAVNEIGNGPFSSFIKFTTAPLPPKPPKLECIQFGFAHLKLRWGEGKNLADLARYYVEMENHRTGEYQNVYTGTRSTCKVMKLHELTPYTFRIAVETKHAGMGDFSEDFVFATLAATPNTIKAPRVFIEPLNSSPQHPPSSSSSLNGSVNNLTVVQGSTHLTTATTGSSGSAQGQNSLTVEWQTSRNNPFSDPVEYVLHMAKAKDQEFSEVYRGHGTRHTLHSLSLGHYLFKVCPVRIRSSGEEIHGQFSPVLHHQLTPHRIPLGSRHSGHDEVDGPGTKYYAGNVVNRRGELILSSNSDSHHHSGSTVYAASSNASAAQSLLHLPKGGNLVQTVSELLETDSSKAVVGVLVFIILSVIVAAFLK